The following are encoded together in the bacterium genome:
- a CDS encoding c-type cytochrome produces MKLLKASLILFALSAMLWACGDSGEKVKATPTKPAKAANPNGLTDFEMEHGIGPIKEVLKLSETIDVALAKKGEKTFELKCFQCHRVDSKLVGPQLHDVTKRRKPEYIVNMMLNPEGMIQKHPEAKKLFAQFLTPMANQNLTKDEAMSILEYLRKEAKEVKKGS; encoded by the coding sequence ATGAAACTTCTAAAAGCATCTCTTATTCTATTTGCCCTTAGCGCCATGTTGTGGGCTTGCGGCGATAGCGGTGAGAAAGTTAAAGCAACGCCAACTAAACCGGCAAAAGCTGCGAATCCGAACGGATTGACCGATTTTGAAATGGAACACGGCATTGGCCCTATTAAGGAAGTGCTTAAACTAAGTGAGACAATTGATGTTGCGCTTGCAAAAAAAGGCGAGAAAACATTTGAATTAAAGTGTTTCCAGTGCCACCGTGTGGATTCGAAATTGGTAGGCCCTCAGCTACATGACGTGACAAAGCGCAGAAAACCGGAGTACATAGTGAACATGATGTTGAATCCTGAGGGCATGATCCAAAAACATCCGGAAGCAAAAAAACTTTTCGCGCAATTTCTGACTCCCATGGCTAATCAGAATCTTACTAAAGACGAGGCCATGTCCATACTGGAATACTTAAGAAAAGAAGCTAAGGAAGTTAAAAAGGGTTCTTAA
- a CDS encoding nitrous oxide reductase produces the protein MLNKNRNLLVFVILITSIVSCQNNPEAIDYGHDDCAHCRMVISDKKFGAELITQKGKIFKFDSIECMASYYRHTEFTDVQSLWTIDFSNPVMWVKAEGAYYLQSKNLPSPMGMFLSSFANRETAEAMRSQMEGNLLDWQEVMSLVAKK, from the coding sequence ATGTTGAACAAGAATAGAAACTTATTGGTTTTCGTAATTCTCATTACGTCAATCGTATCATGTCAAAATAACCCGGAAGCGATCGATTACGGTCATGACGATTGCGCGCATTGCCGGATGGTGATCAGCGACAAGAAATTTGGCGCTGAATTGATCACACAAAAAGGAAAAATATTTAAATTTGACTCGATAGAATGTATGGCGTCTTATTACCGTCATACTGAATTTACTGATGTGCAATCTTTGTGGACCATTGATTTTTCAAATCCAGTAATGTGGGTCAAAGCAGAAGGCGCTTATTATTTGCAAAGTAAAAACCTTCCAAGTCCGATGGGTATGTTTCTGTCATCGTTTGCCAACCGCGAGACAGCAGAAGCGATGAGATCACAGATGGAAGGGAATCTACTGGACTGGCAGGAAGTGATGAGTTTGGTCGCGAAGAAATGA
- the nosD gene encoding nitrous oxide reductase family maturation protein NosD has product MKNCSTFLTFFLFICALGSKVHTKDLIVKPDGDIRSIKQALILSQNGDRIIVHAGRYAEGTITVDKSVTILGIGKPVIDGEGKGEIFTITAHGVIIEGLIIQNAGISYVQENAGIRLKDVQRCIIRNNELKMNFFAIYLAKSSDCLIENNHIRSAGTTESSSGNGIHLWSCRKITIKNNTITGHRDGIYFEFVKEGRIIGNVSEQNLRYGLHFMFSDSCMYTKNTFRDNSAGVAVMYTKSVTMVENTFEYNWGPSSYGILLKDISDSDIEKNLFIGNSTGLYIEGSIRLNIRKNDFIRNGWAVKLMANSYGNLFSENNFIGNSFDVATNSRSNFSTFEGNYWSAYSGYDLDRNGVGDIPFRPVSLFSFITQQQPASLILLRSFFVSILDVAEKMIPVLTPETLMDTKPMMRRIL; this is encoded by the coding sequence ATGAAAAATTGTTCTACATTCTTAACCTTTTTTCTGTTCATTTGTGCTCTAGGATCGAAAGTTCACACCAAAGATCTGATTGTCAAGCCTGACGGTGATATTCGTTCGATTAAGCAGGCATTGATATTATCGCAAAATGGAGACAGGATTATTGTTCATGCGGGACGTTACGCTGAGGGAACTATTACAGTGGACAAATCCGTTACTATCCTGGGTATAGGAAAACCTGTTATTGACGGAGAAGGTAAAGGCGAAATATTTACGATTACAGCGCATGGCGTCATTATCGAAGGGTTGATAATCCAAAACGCAGGGATTAGTTATGTGCAGGAAAATGCAGGTATACGATTGAAAGACGTTCAACGCTGTATTATTCGAAATAATGAGCTCAAGATGAACTTCTTTGCAATTTATCTTGCTAAATCGTCGGATTGCTTGATTGAGAATAATCATATCCGGTCTGCGGGTACGACGGAATCATCTTCCGGCAACGGCATTCATTTATGGTCATGCAGGAAAATCACAATTAAAAACAATACGATCACCGGCCATCGGGACGGAATCTATTTTGAATTTGTCAAAGAAGGCAGAATCATTGGAAATGTCAGCGAGCAAAACCTCCGTTACGGCCTGCATTTCATGTTCTCAGACAGTTGTATGTATACTAAAAACACTTTTCGTGATAATAGCGCCGGTGTGGCCGTGATGTATACTAAGAGCGTGACCATGGTAGAGAATACGTTTGAGTACAACTGGGGTCCGTCTTCTTATGGTATCTTATTAAAAGATATTTCCGACAGCGATATTGAAAAAAATTTGTTTATTGGAAACAGTACCGGATTGTATATTGAAGGTTCGATTCGACTGAATATCCGAAAAAATGATTTTATTCGAAACGGGTGGGCAGTTAAATTGATGGCCAATTCGTATGGGAATCTTTTTTCAGAGAATAATTTTATCGGTAATTCATTTGACGTCGCGACAAACAGCCGGAGCAATTTCAGCACCTTTGAGGGTAATTACTGGAGCGCGTATTCCGGGTATGATCTGGACCGTAACGGAGTTGGGGATATTCCGTTTCGACCGGTTTCGCTGTTTTCTTTCATTACTCAGCAGCAACCGGCATCGCTAATCCTCCTCCGGAGTTTTTTTGTGTCTATTCTGGATGTGGCGGAAAAAATGATCCCTGTTTTAACGCCGGAAACTTTGATGGATACAAAACCAATGATGCGGAGGATATTGTGA
- the nosZ gene encoding Sec-dependent nitrous-oxide reductase: MWSKIKLSKLTYVALALLIGGLMFIVCSPKKDTMGTDDAASKVFVPPGSYDEFYAFLSGGFSGQVSVYGLPSGRLLKVIPVFSVNPENGWGYTEETKPMLSSIHGFIPWDDSHHPELSMTEGVPDGRWLFINANNTPRIARINLGTFRTDEILEIPNSGGSHASPFTTINTEYVVSATRFSVPIPDKDVPIASYKENFRGTITFVKVDPKEGDMNIAFQILVPGYNFDLSHAGKGPSHGWFFFSCYNTEQAHTLLEVNASQNDKDFIMAVNWKKAEEYIAQGKFKEWISEYQRNRWDEKTQTTVVEKLSKVKMLDPKECPDMLYLMPCPKSPHGADVDPTGEYIAAGGKLAGIVPVFSFSKMIKAIEDKAFDGDREGIPVLKYDAVLAGEVQESGLGPLHTEFDDKGFGYTSHFITSEVVKWKIGTWEVVDRIPTYYSIGHLMIPGGDSKKPWGKYLLAMNKITKDRYLPTGPELTQSAQLFDISGEKMKMLSDFPTIGEPHYAQGIAADLVRKREVKFFDINKNEHKYVTKGPREAKVVRTGKEVHVWMTASRSHFTPDNIEGFKVGDVVYFHVTNIEQDWDVPHGFAIKGTQNSELLIMPGETCTMKWEPKKAGIYPFYCTDFCSALHQEMQGYARVSDVNSNVPITFNKD, encoded by the coding sequence ATGTGGAGCAAAATTAAACTCAGTAAGCTGACTTACGTTGCCCTTGCATTGCTAATCGGAGGATTAATGTTCATTGTATGTTCTCCGAAGAAAGATACTATGGGAACGGATGATGCCGCTTCAAAAGTGTTCGTCCCGCCCGGTAGTTATGATGAATTCTACGCCTTTTTGTCCGGCGGATTTAGCGGACAAGTTTCCGTGTACGGACTACCAAGCGGACGACTGTTAAAAGTTATTCCCGTATTCTCAGTTAACCCTGAGAACGGATGGGGCTACACCGAAGAAACAAAACCGATGTTATCCAGCATACACGGATTTATTCCATGGGATGACAGCCATCACCCTGAATTATCCATGACGGAAGGCGTGCCCGACGGCCGCTGGCTGTTCATTAATGCGAATAATACTCCGCGCATTGCCCGCATTAATCTTGGCACTTTCAGAACGGATGAGATTCTTGAAATTCCGAACAGCGGCGGAAGTCACGCTTCGCCGTTCACGACCATTAATACGGAATATGTCGTTTCGGCAACGCGTTTCAGCGTTCCTATCCCGGATAAAGATGTGCCCATTGCAAGCTATAAAGAGAATTTTAGAGGCACGATCACGTTTGTCAAAGTGGATCCCAAAGAAGGCGATATGAATATTGCCTTTCAAATCCTCGTGCCGGGTTATAATTTTGATCTGAGCCATGCAGGCAAAGGCCCCTCCCATGGATGGTTCTTTTTCTCGTGCTACAATACAGAGCAGGCGCACACGCTACTGGAAGTCAATGCAAGCCAGAACGATAAAGATTTTATTATGGCTGTGAATTGGAAAAAAGCAGAGGAATATATTGCTCAGGGTAAATTTAAGGAATGGATAAGCGAATATCAGCGCAACCGATGGGACGAGAAAACTCAGACCACCGTCGTAGAGAAATTAAGCAAAGTTAAAATGCTTGACCCGAAAGAATGCCCCGACATGTTATACCTGATGCCGTGTCCTAAATCTCCGCACGGCGCGGATGTAGATCCTACGGGTGAGTACATTGCAGCCGGCGGAAAGCTGGCCGGCATAGTTCCGGTCTTTTCATTTTCAAAGATGATTAAAGCGATCGAAGATAAGGCGTTTGACGGCGACCGCGAAGGAATACCAGTACTAAAATATGATGCCGTATTAGCCGGTGAAGTTCAGGAGTCCGGACTCGGGCCACTGCATACCGAGTTTGACGATAAAGGATTTGGTTATACTTCACATTTTATTACTTCGGAAGTGGTAAAATGGAAAATCGGTACATGGGAAGTAGTGGATCGTATTCCGACCTATTACTCCATCGGGCATCTAATGATTCCCGGCGGCGATAGCAAGAAACCGTGGGGCAAGTATCTATTGGCGATGAACAAGATCACCAAAGATCGTTACCTGCCTACGGGTCCGGAACTCACGCAATCCGCTCAATTATTTGATATCAGCGGCGAAAAAATGAAAATGCTGTCAGATTTTCCAACGATCGGCGAACCTCATTACGCACAGGGTATTGCAGCGGATCTTGTAAGAAAACGTGAAGTGAAATTCTTTGACATAAATAAAAACGAGCACAAATATGTGACCAAAGGCCCGAGAGAGGCGAAAGTTGTTCGAACAGGTAAAGAGGTTCACGTTTGGATGACTGCATCCCGTTCGCACTTTACGCCGGATAATATCGAAGGATTTAAAGTTGGCGATGTGGTTTATTTCCACGTAACTAACATCGAACAGGATTGGGACGTTCCGCACGGATTTGCTATCAAAGGAACGCAAAATTCCGAATTGCTCATTATGCCGGGTGAAACATGTACGATGAAGTGGGAACCGAAGAAAGCGGGTATTTATCCGTTCTATTGCACAGACTTCTGCTCCGCGCTTCATCAGGAAATGCAGGGCTATGCCCGCGTATCCGACGTGAATTCAAATGTGCCTATTACGTTTAATAAGGACTGA
- a CDS encoding fasciclin domain-containing protein, translating to MKKTAIAWASLFLTCGMLMIACQSKDKQKTDSTGITAAPAGMSGIKDDVSQKTVVQVAVGSQDHTTLVTALQAAGLVDVLANPGPFTVFAPTNAAFDKLPKGTVDELLKPEKKRDLKNILQHHVTVSMFKTESFKDGQVLEMAGGSKITLSVKDGQVKIGDAAIIGTVQGSNGIVHVIDGVLLPPAKK from the coding sequence ATGAAAAAAACAGCCATTGCATGGGCAAGTTTATTTCTGACCTGCGGCATGCTTATGATCGCATGCCAGTCAAAAGACAAACAAAAAACCGATTCGACCGGAATCACGGCCGCTCCCGCCGGCATGTCGGGGATCAAGGATGATGTTTCCCAAAAGACTGTAGTTCAGGTCGCCGTCGGTTCGCAGGATCATACCACTCTAGTAACCGCATTGCAAGCGGCAGGGTTGGTGGACGTATTGGCTAATCCGGGGCCATTCACCGTGTTCGCTCCAACGAATGCCGCCTTTGACAAACTGCCAAAAGGCACGGTGGACGAACTGCTGAAGCCCGAGAAAAAAAGAGATTTGAAAAACATTCTCCAACATCATGTTACTGTCAGCATGTTTAAAACCGAATCATTCAAAGACGGACAGGTTTTAGAAATGGCAGGCGGTTCGAAGATTACTTTATCCGTGAAGGACGGCCAAGTAAAAATTGGCGATGCCGCTATTATTGGAACTGTCCAGGGCTCCAATGGAATTGTTCATGTTATTGACGGGGTTTTATTACCTCCGGCAAAAAAATGA
- a CDS encoding DUF3421 domain-containing protein → MNLNQIRAAAVCMFLLIAGTNISAQQSDIQWVPYNGSIPTNAVVGGSENGQPMYVGRVSFEGGMHPGKVISGGFCNIGWGGKEYSFNQGFEILTAPANSVTWVEYRGTLPSNAIPGGYNDPGQVEPLYIAKHAYKGGEHCGKLWANACNIGWGGAEIVLNQKIFVLATVTPPKTKVQWVSYSGSIPANAVVGGSENGQSMFVGRVSFQGGMHPGKILPGGGGICNIGWGGKEHSFNSGFEVLTAPANTVAWVEYKGSVPANAILGGYNDAGKREPLYIAKHAYKGGEHSGKLWANACNIGWGGAEVVLKEKIYILVAQTSSSVAQPAVINTVKATGATVRTTSKSYFVGQTITVEYSGFPGSSSAWITIVTKGKADSEWGESQYAREKSGKLEYDIPFISPGEYEVRGYFDSFDYKVQARYSFKIESGGQ, encoded by the coding sequence ATGAATTTGAATCAAATTCGTGCGGCAGCGGTATGTATGTTTCTTTTGATTGCTGGCACCAATATCAGTGCACAGCAGAGCGACATCCAGTGGGTTCCTTATAACGGATCGATTCCAACCAATGCGGTTGTTGGCGGATCTGAAAATGGGCAGCCTATGTATGTTGGGCGGGTGTCATTTGAAGGAGGAATGCATCCAGGCAAAGTAATATCCGGCGGTTTCTGCAACATTGGCTGGGGCGGCAAGGAATATTCATTCAATCAGGGATTTGAAATTCTAACCGCGCCTGCAAATTCCGTTACATGGGTGGAATACCGCGGAACCCTTCCGTCGAACGCAATTCCTGGTGGTTACAATGATCCAGGCCAGGTCGAGCCGTTGTATATCGCTAAACATGCATACAAAGGCGGTGAACATTGCGGTAAACTCTGGGCGAATGCATGCAATATTGGATGGGGCGGTGCGGAAATTGTTCTCAATCAGAAAATCTTTGTTTTAGCTACAGTGACTCCACCAAAAACAAAAGTGCAGTGGGTTTCATACAGCGGATCAATTCCTGCCAACGCGGTTGTTGGTGGATCTGAAAATGGACAATCCATGTTCGTCGGACGCGTGTCATTTCAGGGCGGAATGCATCCAGGCAAAATATTGCCCGGTGGAGGAGGTATATGCAATATCGGCTGGGGCGGCAAAGAGCATTCCTTCAATAGCGGATTTGAAGTTTTGACGGCGCCGGCAAATACCGTTGCCTGGGTTGAATATAAGGGATCCGTACCGGCGAATGCGATTTTGGGCGGATACAATGATGCAGGCAAACGCGAGCCGCTATACATTGCAAAACATGCATACAAAGGCGGCGAGCACAGCGGTAAACTTTGGGCGAATGCATGTAATATCGGTTGGGGCGGTGCAGAAGTTGTTCTCAAGGAAAAAATCTACATTTTAGTTGCGCAAACATCATCAAGCGTAGCTCAGCCTGCCGTAATTAATACGGTCAAGGCCACCGGCGCTACGGTTCGAACGACTTCTAAATCATACTTCGTGGGCCAGACTATTACCGTTGAATACAGCGGATTTCCCGGCAGCAGTTCCGCATGGATTACTATTGTTACTAAAGGAAAAGCCGACAGCGAGTGGGGAGAAAGTCAGTACGCGCGAGAAAAATCGGGTAAATTGGAATATGATATCCCCTTCATTAGTCCAGGAGAATATGAAGTTCGTGGCTACTTCGATTCCTTTGATTATAAGGTTCAAGCGCGTTATTCCTTTAAAATCGAAAGTGGCGGTCAATAA
- a CDS encoding heme A synthase: MENKLEYKTHSDQRVRRQIGTWLLVGYSMVFIMLILGGTTRLTQSGLSIVEWNVIMGIVPPLNDNDWNSAFEKYKQFPEYNILNKTMTVEDFKGIFWWEYIHRVWGRLIGLVFIIPFTIFIFQNKLNVPWIRRLTGVFLIGAFQGFVGWYMVKSGLIDNPHVSHYRLTLHLFLAFSICGLLLWYATEWLTKNEFEKNIFVNNFFVRKFSTAVVILILLQTMLGGLVAGLKAGYMFNTYPKMGVDWLPEAAWMMEPLWINFLENGVMIQFIHRTMALVVLASIFVFWIKTRALELSSRLRMDIRLLVIMVIVQLTLGIVTILFSVPVFWGVAHQAGALVLFSIAVRVRFQLGRQDEFDPLENNESI, from the coding sequence ATGGAAAACAAGCTTGAATATAAAACGCATTCCGATCAACGGGTCAGGCGCCAAATAGGAACATGGCTTTTGGTTGGTTATAGTATGGTGTTCATTATGTTAATTCTTGGCGGCACGACGCGGCTTACGCAGTCCGGTTTATCCATCGTCGAATGGAATGTCATAATGGGTATTGTTCCTCCTTTAAACGACAACGATTGGAACAGCGCATTTGAAAAATACAAACAATTTCCTGAATATAATATTCTGAATAAGACGATGACCGTGGAAGATTTTAAAGGAATTTTCTGGTGGGAGTATATTCATCGGGTATGGGGGCGCTTGATCGGGCTCGTTTTTATTATTCCGTTCACGATTTTTATTTTTCAAAATAAATTAAATGTTCCTTGGATCAGGCGGTTGACCGGTGTTTTCCTGATCGGCGCTTTCCAGGGTTTTGTAGGGTGGTATATGGTAAAAAGCGGATTGATTGATAATCCGCACGTCAGCCATTATCGACTAACTTTACATTTATTTCTCGCATTCTCTATTTGCGGACTTCTTCTATGGTATGCAACAGAATGGTTGACTAAAAACGAGTTTGAAAAAAACATTTTTGTAAATAATTTTTTTGTACGGAAATTTTCGACGGCTGTTGTAATACTCATTCTTCTTCAAACAATGCTGGGCGGTTTGGTTGCGGGACTTAAAGCAGGGTACATGTTCAACACCTATCCGAAAATGGGAGTTGATTGGCTGCCGGAAGCCGCATGGATGATGGAGCCGCTTTGGATTAATTTTCTGGAAAATGGCGTTATGATTCAATTTATCCACAGAACGATGGCTTTAGTCGTATTGGCATCTATTTTTGTGTTTTGGATTAAGACACGGGCACTGGAATTATCGTCACGTTTGAGAATGGATATCCGGCTTTTGGTTATCATGGTGATTGTTCAACTCACGTTAGGCATTGTAACCATTTTATTTTCCGTGCCTGTCTTTTGGGGCGTGGCGCATCAGGCAGGCGCCCTGGTATTATTTAGCATTGCAGTGAGGGTGCGTTTTCAATTAGGACGACAAGATGAATTTGACCCATTAGAAAACAATGAATCAATTTAA
- a CDS encoding tryptophanase produces the protein MHHKVIIEPFKIKTVEPIYMTTEEERTGFLQKAHYNPFLLHSDQVLIDLLTDSGTSAMSSRQWSAMMSGDESYAGAKSWLKFEKVVKDLTGYPHILPTHQGRAAERILYGYLGGKGKVFFSNTHFDTTRANIEFSGATAIDCPVEEALNPSLDYPFKGNLDVVKLEALIKQNGTKNVAAVILTVTNNSGGGQPVSMENAKAISKICKKHGVLFIIDACRVAENAYFIRHREKAYENKSYREIAQEMFSLADGCVMSAKKDGLVNIGGFLALRDNEISDACTNLLIITEGFTTYGGLAGRDMEAIAVGLEEVFEEDYLKYRIRSTQYLGEKISKMGIPIMLPVGGHAVYVDSKALYPHIPVDQYPGQALVCELYLKGGIRCVEIGSVMFGKYDDNGKLVPASMELVRLAIPRRVYTQSHVDYVVEVFQEIIDTKKSVRGIRITHEPKFLRHFTAHFERMQ, from the coding sequence ATGCATCACAAAGTTATTATTGAACCGTTTAAGATCAAGACGGTTGAGCCTATTTACATGACGACGGAAGAAGAGAGGACAGGGTTCTTACAAAAGGCTCATTATAATCCATTTCTTCTCCATTCCGATCAGGTGTTGATTGATCTGCTGACCGACAGCGGAACTTCTGCGATGAGTTCGCGGCAGTGGTCGGCGATGATGTCAGGCGATGAATCGTATGCCGGCGCCAAAAGTTGGCTGAAATTTGAAAAGGTGGTCAAAGATCTCACCGGATATCCTCATATTTTACCTACGCATCAGGGGCGTGCGGCTGAACGAATTTTATACGGTTACCTGGGCGGAAAGGGCAAAGTGTTTTTCAGTAATACTCATTTCGATACCACGCGCGCAAATATTGAATTCAGCGGCGCGACGGCGATTGACTGTCCGGTTGAAGAAGCGCTTAACCCTTCATTGGATTATCCGTTCAAGGGTAATTTGGATGTTGTTAAATTGGAAGCATTGATCAAACAGAACGGTACAAAGAATGTAGCCGCTGTTATTCTCACCGTTACGAATAATTCCGGTGGCGGACAGCCGGTCAGTATGGAAAACGCAAAAGCGATCAGTAAGATTTGCAAAAAACATGGAGTGCTTTTTATCATCGACGCCTGTCGTGTGGCTGAAAACGCCTATTTCATTCGGCATCGTGAAAAAGCATATGAGAATAAATCTTACCGGGAAATAGCGCAGGAAATGTTTTCTCTCGCCGACGGATGCGTAATGAGCGCAAAAAAAGACGGTCTCGTTAATATCGGCGGTTTCTTGGCTCTGCGGGATAATGAAATTTCCGATGCTTGTACTAATTTGTTGATCATTACCGAAGGGTTTACAACCTACGGGGGCCTCGCAGGGCGGGACATGGAAGCTATTGCGGTCGGGTTAGAAGAAGTATTCGAAGAAGATTATTTGAAATATCGCATCCGCAGTACTCAATACTTAGGTGAAAAGATAAGTAAGATGGGCATTCCGATCATGTTGCCCGTTGGAGGGCATGCAGTGTACGTAGATTCTAAGGCATTGTATCCGCACATTCCGGTGGATCAGTATCCCGGGCAGGCTCTTGTGTGCGAACTCTATCTTAAAGGTGGTATTCGCTGCGTTGAAATCGGATCGGTCATGTTCGGTAAATACGATGATAACGGAAAATTAGTCCCCGCATCGATGGAACTCGTGCGCCTCGCCATTCCGCGGCGAGTCTATACGCAGAGCCATGTTGATTATGTTGTGGAAGTGTTTCAGGAGATCATCGACACGAAAAAATCTGTACGCGGCATTCGAATCACACATGAACCGAAATTTCTGCGCCATTTTACCGCTCATTTTGAGAGAATGCAATGA
- a CDS encoding YwiC-like family protein, translating into MNQFNIEDDKIRFSSLLIPTWSRQHGAYISLITSWLIGTLLSESLSRTHAVVIVFLLAGLNLGELVQEYLKKKFAVTIRKKMWIVLYGFLAAASGYNLLKGAVTFSFIFPVLAAVSVVYIYLSLKREHKHVLSELLAFASIAMAGLIAFNPDQAPGLEFLKLWVLLFCYFGSSVFLVKARFDKVSFKEILSYLVFCLLLTVFLIDISIAVISVLLLIITKLLVVVLAIDWYKRLPIAKIGFMEFGYCFVLVTVLLIAH; encoded by the coding sequence ATGAATCAATTTAATATAGAAGATGATAAAATAAGGTTCTCCAGCCTTCTGATTCCTACCTGGTCCCGCCAACACGGCGCATATATTTCGTTGATCACGAGTTGGCTGATCGGCACGTTGTTAAGTGAATCTTTGAGCCGAACTCACGCAGTCGTGATCGTCTTTTTGCTGGCCGGCTTAAACCTCGGAGAATTAGTTCAAGAATATCTGAAAAAAAAGTTTGCCGTAACCATTCGAAAAAAAATGTGGATCGTCTTGTACGGATTCCTCGCTGCGGCATCAGGGTATAATTTATTGAAAGGTGCTGTAACGTTTAGTTTTATTTTTCCGGTTTTGGCGGCGGTTAGCGTAGTGTATATTTATTTGAGCCTGAAAAGAGAACACAAACATGTTCTGTCCGAACTATTGGCCTTTGCTTCGATAGCTATGGCCGGGCTTATTGCATTCAACCCTGATCAAGCACCCGGATTAGAGTTTCTAAAATTATGGGTTTTATTGTTTTGCTATTTCGGCTCGAGCGTTTTTTTGGTTAAGGCACGATTTGACAAAGTATCATTCAAAGAGATACTGTCTTATTTAGTATTTTGCCTACTGCTGACTGTTTTTTTGATTGATATTTCAATTGCCGTGATAAGCGTCTTATTACTTATAATTACAAAATTGTTGGTCGTGGTTTTGGCGATCGATTGGTACAAAAGGTTGCCGATAGCCAAGATTGGATTTATGGAATTCGGGTACTGTTTTGTTTTAGTTACCGTGCTGCTGATAGCGCATTAA
- the ric gene encoding iron-sulfur cluster repair di-iron protein, whose amino-acid sequence MESIDNLTLSEIVIKYPFSANIFEKHRLDFCCGGKKTLSAACAENGIDVAGICGELAQANNQASYRSDKIEFNDMNLSLLIDYIESNHHAYVRNAIPVIQAHLQKVVNAHGKNHPEMKKINEHFDDVADEMAMHMKKEEQMLFPYIRQMAESHNKRHIVEPPAFKTVRNPISVMEFEHERAGQAMAKIRTISHNYEPPADACTTFRLCLTELDEFERDLHKHVHLENNILFPKAVTIENALIKVV is encoded by the coding sequence ATGGAAAGTATCGATAATCTTACGCTTTCAGAGATTGTAATCAAATATCCGTTCTCGGCAAACATATTTGAAAAACACCGATTAGATTTTTGCTGCGGAGGGAAAAAAACATTATCAGCCGCATGCGCGGAAAACGGGATTGATGTTGCGGGAATCTGCGGCGAACTGGCACAAGCAAATAATCAAGCTTCATACCGCTCAGATAAGATCGAATTCAATGATATGAACCTAAGTTTGCTAATCGACTATATCGAAAGCAATCATCACGCGTATGTTCGAAACGCTATACCTGTTATACAAGCTCATCTGCAAAAAGTAGTGAACGCGCACGGAAAAAATCACCCTGAGATGAAAAAAATAAACGAACATTTTGATGATGTGGCCGACGAAATGGCCATGCATATGAAAAAAGAGGAACAAATGCTGTTTCCTTATATTCGCCAAATGGCCGAATCGCATAATAAGCGGCATATTGTTGAACCACCTGCATTTAAAACCGTACGTAATCCGATCAGCGTGATGGAATTTGAGCACGAGCGCGCAGGACAAGCCATGGCGAAAATACGAACCATCAGTCATAACTACGAACCTCCGGCCGATGCGTGCACTACGTTTCGATTATGCCTGACCGAGCTGGATGAATTCGAGCGCGATCTGCACAAACATGTTCATCTTGAAAATAATATTTTGTTTCCAAAAGCTGTCACCATTGAAAATGCATTAATTAAAGTAGTCTAA
- a CDS encoding Rrf2 family transcriptional regulator, with protein MLLSKSCLYGVRAAMYMATLEQSEYVTIQQISEKLNISFHFLTKILQTLTENNIMVSYRGPKGGVALARPSKDIKLIEIVDAIDGTHIFSECIFGLPGCGNMTPCPLHGEWEREREKIRRMFSDTTLAILADKINVFNLRISDTDGAPINPKLFKSLTMTHRKRK; from the coding sequence ATGTTACTATCAAAAAGTTGTTTATACGGAGTTCGCGCAGCGATGTATATGGCCACATTGGAACAGTCAGAGTACGTCACCATTCAGCAGATATCCGAAAAACTCAATATCTCATTTCATTTTCTAACGAAAATACTTCAGACCTTAACTGAAAATAACATTATGGTTTCGTATCGCGGCCCCAAAGGCGGAGTTGCTTTAGCCCGGCCGTCTAAGGATATCAAGCTGATAGAAATTGTGGATGCAATAGATGGAACGCATATTTTTTCTGAATGTATTTTTGGATTACCCGGTTGCGGTAATATGACGCCATGCCCGTTACACGGGGAATGGGAGCGGGAAAGGGAGAAGATTCGACGTATGTTTAGCGATACTACATTGGCCATACTCGCCGATAAAATTAACGTGTTTAATTTGCGCATTTCCGATACCGACGGTGCTCCGATTAACCCAAAGTTATTTAAGTCTTTGACGATGACCCATCGTAAAAGGAAATAA